One window of the Camelina sativa cultivar DH55 chromosome 1, Cs, whole genome shotgun sequence genome contains the following:
- the LOC104789577 gene encoding probable ubiquitin-conjugating enzyme E2 37 codes for MTDKYAKNHGDEKACESRNSVLAGNDDGIKLKLTVEYCDTAAKARREDGNGKRKAVIGSGEANTFGNDGMKTSRKKLSLALPPQSQKKDLCGEEELTNGVSAAYKENKKPNSNGKKLSLGLKQPCKDTLTSFQTSAAKSENNRQNRVAELSEVSKTKVVHAQTETELEMNQNENARSRGEFENLVL; via the exons ATGACTGATAAATATGCTAAG aatCATGGAGATGAGAAGGCTTGTGAAAGTAGAAATAGTGTTTTAGCTGGTAATGACGATGGGATTAAGCTGAAGTTGACAGTGGAATATTGTGACACTGCAGCAAAAGCTCGACGAGAGGATGGAAATGGGAAGAGAAAAGCTGTGATTGGTTCTGGCGAGGCGAACACATTTGGTAATGATGGGATGAAAACGAGCAGGAAGAAGTTATCTCTTGCCTTGCCTCCTCAATCTCAAAAGAAAGACTTGTGTGGTGAAGAAGAGCTCACAAATGGAGTTTCAGCTgcttataaagaaaacaagaaaccaaattcaaatGGAAAGAAGCTTTCTCTGGGGTTAAAGCAGCCATGTAAGGATACCTTGACGAGTTTTCAAACTTCTGCTGCAAAGAGTGAGAACAATAGACAAAACCGAGTTGCAGAGTTGAGTGAGGTTAGCAAAACCAAGGTAGTACATGCGCAAACTGAAACAGAACTGGAAAtgaatcaaaatgaaaatgcaaGAAGTCGAGGTGAGTTTGAGAACTTGGTGTTATGA
- the LOC104707623 gene encoding uncharacterized protein LOC104707623, whose translation MDHDNPPSSNLGVENSTPAAEQSSAAPVLFSADPPLVLKTEPGVSQPKKTKRKPPPLPPSKCSCVRASGSKGKSKPSPAPTRRMPRRSSTRSSTHDDLEDVTDTSLPKPDLTAEDVVEVPPPTYLSRYVANRRLTAARDRNYHELKLPSSDPYSSQFFSELTMRRFQTISDRPFNEMGCLAADNPHGGDAYKILSDFGLLSTVTEVDSFVGAVIKEFYANLAEAETEGIDTLKVYVRGSMYEFSPSLINAMYQLPNESYPLNATQIQVLDNVDEIVTLLTDGWIRTWELRNKKEMGDTVAMLQKICCQNWMPTMNPSSMSAERSILLFMILKGHRFNFGKLVFDEICACSSVVANASSNVRLILPNLIDQLLHFQRIVPALSGDVTSAAPVKFKIEPKELLSSQTPLTLLSDICHLHDFTKLMMERLAGGDYLDIVYSEGEGDPEDEEDGDETESG comes from the exons ATGGACCACGACAACCCACCTTCTTCGAATCTTGGTGTTGAGAACTCCACTCCTGCTGCTGAACAATCTTCCGCTGCTCCTGTTCTTTTTTCAGCAGACCCTCCACTTGTCCTAAAGACCGAACCTGGAGTCTCTCAACCTAAGAAGACCAAGCGTAagcctcctcctcttcctcctagCAAATGTTCCTGTGTTCGTGCATCTGGATCCAAAGGAAAGTCTAAGCCATCGCCCGCTCCAACTCGTCGCATGCCTCGTCGTAGCTCTACTCGCTCGTCCACTCACGATGACCTTGAAGATGTCACTGACACTTCACTTCCAAAGCCCGATCTCACTGCAGAGGATGTTGTAGAAGTTCCTCCACCGACGTACCTCTCTCGCTATGTTGCAAATCGCCGTCTCACTGCTGCTCGTGATCGCAACTACCATGAACTGAAGCTTCCGTCCTCAGATCCCTACTCATCTCAGTTCTTCTCCGAACTCACCATGCGTCGTTTTCAGACTATCTCAGATCGCCCCTTCAATGAGATGGGCTGCCTTGCTGCTGATAACCCTCACGGTGGTGATGCATACAAAATCCTGTCGGATTTTGGTCTTCTGTCTACGGTTACTGAAGTTGATTCGTTTGTAGGGGCTGTTATCAAAGAGTTCTATGCCAACCTGGCTGAAGCTGAAACAGAGGGGATTGACACACTCAAAGTTTATGTCCGTGGATCCATGTATGAGTTCTCTCCATCTCTCATCAATGCCATGTATCAGCTTCCCAATGAGTCGTACCCTTTGAATGCGACTCAGATCCAAGTTCTTGACAATGTTGATGAGATTGTCACTCTCCTCACTGATGGTTGGATTCGTACTTGGGAGCTTCGCAACAAAAAGGAGATGGGCGATACGGTGGCGATGCTTCAGAAGATCTGTTGTCAGAACTGGATGCCCACAATGAACCCCAGCTCTATGTCTGCTGAGCGGTCTATACTCCTCTTCATGATTCTCAAAGGCCATCGCTTTAACTTTGGGAAATTGGTCTTTGATGAAATCTGTGCCTGCAGCTCTGTGGTCGCGAATGCTTCCTCCAATGTTCGTCTCATTCTTCCCAATCTCATCGATCAGCTCCTGCATTTCCAACGCATTGTTCCTGCTCTCTCCGGTGATGTTACCTCTGCTGCACCTGTTAAGTTCAAGATTGAGCCGAAGGAGCTTCTGTCCTCTCAGACTCCACTCACTCTTCTGTCGGATATTTGCCACTTGCATGACTTCACCAAACTCATGATGGAACGTCTTGCAG ggggagattaCCTTGATATCGTTTATTCTGAGGGTGAGGGTGATCCTGAAGATGAGGAAGACGGCGATGAAACCGAGAGTGGCTGA
- the LOC104707605 gene encoding uncharacterized protein LOC104707605 — MSLLARNFGKALKRVERNNNRDTRRWSNTEGDKPGGRSSKPDADYSGKRKEIQCYECGGYGHIKPVTKRNELKCLECKGMGHTKFECPNKTKSKEKSLLSFSDSESAEEGEELLNFVAFTVSGDNVPIGAESDSESDEEINPKEEYKILYDSWVQLSKDKLKLIQEKLTLESKLETAYEDATKKVNHTPLKANDQTTEGLLQKLSNLQEEYYKEKGRATVLEKELNKKHKHIRMLNSGTKDLDKILSMGRIDATHRGLGYQGNTGTSSDMTVQPVKFVSANHLEKEAGIFTNLKKEISVIKKSEERQNHPLKDHHRRVIRRRTYGCDHCGDNHQRKHCYSFRKKINLLWNLNKCYLEPGKFCSVWISKKDLYSDLLTERSNFNLIKMHEEDDEIYISCNLKAFTAVSGEDTTENISLRCNLSLIQLGEDDEEANVAYTSTGSSEVNSWYFDSGCSRHMTGDQSALDEFTPILGGKVTFGDGGKGQIEGKGVIDRSNQPKLANVYFFDGFRANLISISQLCDDGLKVTFTKTECGAYDENGNKVLAGVRSGNNCYMWKDLEMCLSATVSKLDLWHRRLGHINTQSLVKIVKANVVRGIPKLDGKSDAVCDACSKGKQIKVTTQENR, encoded by the coding sequence ATGTCCTTGTTGGCCAGAAATTTTGGTAAAGCTTTAAAAAGGGttgagagaaacaacaacagagaCACACGACGTTGGAGTAATACAGAAGGAGACAAACCAGGTGGTAGATCATCAAAACCAGATGCTGACTACTCTGGTAAGAGAAAGGAGATTCAGTGCTATGAATGTGGAGGGTATGGTCATATCAAACCTGTAACCAAACGGAATGAGTTAAAGTGTCTTGAGTGCAAAGGCATGGGACACACAAAGTTTGAATGTCCTAACAAAACCAAGTCAAAAGAGAAATCCCTGTTGAGCTTCAGTGACTCTGAGTCTgctgaagaaggggaagaaCTGCTCAACTTTGTTGCTTTTACAGTCAGTGGAGATAATGTTCCGATAGGTGCTGAGTCTGATTCAGAGAGTGACGAAGAAATTAATCCTAAGGAGGAATACAAAATTCTGTATGACAGTTGGGTACAACTAAGCAAGGATAAGCTTAAGCTTATTCAAGAAAAGCTTACTTTGGAATCTAAACTTGAAACAGCCTATGAGGATGCAACGAAAAAGGTGAACCATACTCCACTCAAGGCTAATGATCAAACAACTGAAGGACTTCTTCAGAAACTGAGCAACCTTCAAGAAGAGTATTACAAAGAAAAGGGAAGAGCCACAGTACTTGAAAAGGAGTTGAATAAGAAACACAAGCATATCAGGATGCTGAACAGTGGGACTAAGGATCTAGACAAGATTTTGTCCATGGGAAGAATAGATGCCACACACAGAGGTCTAGGGTATCAAGGAAATACTGGAACCTCAAGTGATATGACAGTTCAACCTGTGAAATTCGTGAGTGCCAATCACTTAGAAAAGGAAGCAGGTATATTTACTAACTTGAAGAAAGAAATTTCGGTGATAAAGAAATCAGAGGAAAGGCAGAACCATCCGTTGAAGGACCATCACAGGAGGGTCATAAGGAGAAGAACCTATGGGTGTGATCACTGTGGTGACAATCATCAAAGAAAACACTGTTACAGTTTCAGGAAGAAAATCAATCTGTTGTGGAATCTCAATAAGTGTTACTTGGAGCCAGGGAAGTTCTGCTCCGTGTGGATCTCAAAGAAAGATTTGTATAGTGATCTACTTACAGAAAGATCAAACTTCAACCTAATAAAGAtgcatgaagaagatgatgagatctACATAAGTTGCAATCTAAAGGCTTTCACTGCTGTTTCTGGAGAAGACACAACCGAGAATATCAGCTTAAGATGTAATCTAAGCTTGATACAACTTGGAGAGGATGACGAAGAAGCCAATGTTGCCTATACATCTACAGGCTCATCTGAAGTCAACTCTTGGTACTTTGATAGTGGATGCTCAAGACACATGACAGGAGATCAATCAGCATTAGACGAATTTACACCTATTCTAGGTGGAAAAGTCACTTTTGGTGATGGAGGAAAAGGTCAAATCGAAGGAAAAGGGGTGATTGACAGATCCAACCAACCTAAACTGgcaaatgtgtatttttttgaTGGATTTCGTGCAAATCTAATCAGCATAAGCCAGTTATGTGATGATGGACTTAAAGTCACATTCACAAAAACGGAATGCGGTGCATATGATGAAAACGGAAACAAAGTTCTAGCTGGAGTTCGTTCAGGAAACAACTGTTATATGTGGAAAGATTTAGAGATGTGTCTATCCGCTACAGTCTCTAAACTTGATCTATGGCATCGACGGCTTGGTCACATCAACACTCAGAGTTTAGTCAAGATAGTAAAGGCTAACGTTGTCAGAGGTATACCAAAGCTTGATGGAAAATCTGATGCAGTCTGCGATGCCTGCagtaaaggaaaacaaatcaaggTTACAACACAAGAAAATCGCTGA
- the LOC109132229 gene encoding defensin-like protein 259, whose protein sequence is MKNASLKLSLLVFILVITSNLGAQARHFTEVDASFEGAAASPEYVSIGDTLGKALSCKRDIDCYFKCPGHKGGFCNERLGRCECL, encoded by the exons ATGAAGAACGCTTCTCTCAAGCTGTCACTCTTGGTTTTCATTTTGGTCATCACATCTa ATCTTGGAGCACAAGCAAGACATTTCACCGAAGTTGATGCTAGTTTTGAAGGTGCCGCCGCAAGTCCAGAGTACGTAAGCATCGGTGACACACTGGGCAAGGCTCTAAGTTGCAAGAGGGACATCGATTGTTACTTCAAATGTCCCGGTCATAAGGGAGGATTCTGCAACGAACGCCTTGGCAGATGTGAATGTTTGTAA